Genomic DNA from Lagopus muta isolate bLagMut1 chromosome 19, bLagMut1 primary, whole genome shotgun sequence:
AAGTTGGTctgaaaatcattaaaatagGGTGGGTTTTAATTGAAACTTTGTTTTGGTTGCTCATTCTTGCATACTTCATGTACAGGTGAAATCTGAAAACAGGCAGAATAAGAACAAGGTCCATCAGTTAGAGAATGAAATTCAACTTTTACgtgaaaaaataaagagtatGGAAGAAATCCAGGGCCTGGCTGATCAACAGCTCCAAGaggcagatgaagaaaaagaggctATTCTTGCTCAACTAGAAGACCTGGAGAAAAGGGTAGGAATAGACATGAGTGTGTGCTCTGTGTTGGGCTGCTCAGGAAAAGAGCATCTAAAGAACTCGtgaattattttgcttcttaaGATGAAGCTCAAATGCAAGAAGGAACACAAAGGTGAAATACAGCCCTTTTCTTAAGTGCAACTGGACACCTTGATTCTTGTATTATTGTGATAGTTCTGTGTATACAGTACCACATGGGATGTGTGGAAAGGCCTttattctgtgctgcttttcttttaaaattactgtgaAACCTGTTGCTTTCctggtttcagaaaaaaatagaagatgcCAGGGCACAAATGCAATTTGCTGATCTGGATAAAGAGCTGAAGGAGTTGAAGAGAGCAATCATCACTTCAGATAAACTGGcggctgctgagctgtgcattGCTAAAAACCAGCTGCAGGCTCTTCATGGGACTGTTCTCAAAATTAATCAGGAACGAGCTGAGGTAAATCAACGTTGGTAATTAATTGTTAGTTATAATTAAGCAGTGCTTTCTAATGCCATAATAATCAAGACTGTCTTTGTTGCTTTCAAATTCAGCTTCaagtctttgtttttaattatcctGCCAGATGAGCTGTTGCTTTAGTCAGCCTCATCTTGAAATACTATAAATCAGTGTCTGACTTAACTTGGATTAACAGGCTGCCTTGCTGCAAGTTAGAAGATGGGAGAGAGGTAGGTTTTATCTTCTGTAGCAATTGGAAGTCGATCAATTAACAGTATATTGTTTTGTAAgactaaaaagcaaaagaaaaaacaatttagtTCATAAATTTAAAcctttaaaaattgattttttttggcTTCATACGAACACGTGTTGAAATTCACTCTGCAGAAAGGCTGTAAGGTTAAAGGAGAAATAGTTTATGCAGACtgttgtttttgtcattttcttgaATTCCAACACAGACAAGCAGTGATGTCTCCTGTTACTCTGCAGTTCATAAAGCTTTGTGAGACACCTGAAGCCTGTGAGATGTTCTTGTAAACTAAACTTAAGGTAAAATGTCAATTTCAGGAATTTGAGGAAGCTGAAGAGTTCTGTGTTGAGGCAGCTCGTACAACTCGGGATCTTGCCcgagcagaagcagaaatagaGTTGTTACAACAgcttctgaaacagaaggaagaacaagTGAGTTGAAGCAATGTTTCCTCTGTTATACGAGGAGGGTGAACTATGTGGAGAGCAGTTCATTGGTGTTCTGAAATGGCCGTGTTTACTTGCCTGCTGTGGCCTTTCTCTTCAAGTTTTCCCAAGTCACTGTTCTTCCCTGCCCTACACCTCCCTCAGTGGTTTGAATTTGAAGAAAGCCTGTTTGTTTGCATGTCTTCATGTGGCTGCACATGTAAGCCTCCATCATATGAGGAGATGGAAGAACAGTTCTGTTGCATCAAAGTGGTACAAGTGTTTTGCTGAGTGAGCATTTCTGTGGGAAAATGTAAGATTGTTTGAAAATGTTCTACTGTAATTTATAttgaaatgctttgctttgatttaaaCTTAAAACAGCTTCAACACGAAATGGGGAAAGCTGGTGAGAAGACTGCACTGAGCTCTCAGAAGTTAGAAATTGATGAACTGAATGACACAGTGgagcaacagaaagcagaaattgagCGTTTAAGATGGTTGCTGGATGACACTGGGGCAGGTAATCTCTTATCTCTGTCTCCTGCAGGTAGGGAAGcaagctgttctgcagcagtgcatATTTCTCACTAACATGGGAAGCTTTTAGAGCTCTGGGATTTTGTTCTAGGAGAACAAACAGGAAACCATTCTGTGCAGTTCTTAGACTAGGATACATTCAGTGTCATTAGTTATTTGTCTTATATGCTTATAAAACTGTGTGATTGATTATCAGGTAACAAGGATGAAATTGACAACTTGCAAGATGAAATTGCAGCACTCAGAAATGCACTCTCATGCCAGAATGGTTACGTCACCAGTATAGCAGATCCAGTAAAAAGAAGAGGATACTGGTATTATGTGCCACCATCACAGGTCAGAAATTCAAATCCTGTTATGTAGAGAGGCATTTGTTATGGGGAAATTCCTTATATATGAATTTGAGTAATACTGTTATATTTGGTTCTCTCtttaaagcagcaaaatgcttaaaaatgagagaaggcAGGGTGTGTAGAGCCTgttgttggaaaaaaatcaatgctttAGAAAGTCTacaattattaaattattttcctttatttgttatttctaGAATAAAGTACCTTATAGGaacaaatcctttttctttttttccttaggcCTCAACTCCTGCCTCTCACAGCACAAAAGACTCTGGAGTTGGTTTACAGTGCCCTGGCACCTCCCCACCCAGAAAAGGGTGTAGTCAGGTCAGGAAGGAAGACTTACCCAGATCAAGAGGGTGCTGGGTTTATTCACCAGTCAGAAACAGGTGGTACAAAACAAATCCTAATAAAGGTGAGTCTCGTGGTCTCACAGTGTGCAGGAGTGTAATGAATGTGGGTGTGCTTAGAGTTCCTAGTGAGTATTTCTGATACGCATTAGTggatatttaatattaatttctggTGAATTTGTTCAACAGTGCtgaaagtaaatatttgtattgcaattcaagaaatctttctgttaaaacttattaaaaaaaaaaaaacaaaacacttcttttttttcctgtgtttaaagctggaagagcagaagaagACAGCAAAGGAAACGTGGAAGCTCATGCTCACAAAGACCTGCCCTTTGTCCCACCGCCTGGTGCAGCCATCTATACTCTTCTCCCAGCTGGTGCTCCTCCACCCCAAGGAGCTGTGGCTtccagccctcctcctgcagctgcagatggagcctccATTGCTCCTGGCTCTGTTCCCTATGGCCTGCCTCCTGTGGGAGCCCAGGTTGTTTATGGCCTTCTTCCTCCAAACTTTGCTGTCCCACTCGTTCCTTTTGGAGGTCTTCACTGCAATGTACCCAAGCATCACGACTTGGTAAGACACAGGGTGGCAGGGTTGTGAACAGATTAAGAGCATCCTGTAAtgtctgctttttaaaaggaaagaagaaaaagaaatctcactTCTGCAGATTAAAATTTAAGAACTCAAAGCAGTCTTGTGGCAAGACTGTAAATCTCAGAGAGCTTGCTGATAAGAATGCCCTGTCTCCAGTGTTAGTGGTCTGGTCGCTGCTATCTGTAACTGCTTATGTGTTTTGGagcactgaaatagaaaaacaggaCAATCAGTCTTAATTTTGCTGTCCTGTGTAGGAGAGTGAAGTCTCAAGGTTAGAAGACACTGTGCGTCATTTGAAGTCTCGGAAATACAGAGATAAATGGTCAGAGGCAGCTGGGCACAAATGCAAGAACGAAATGGAAGAACTACGTCAGAACATGGAGGATCTTCTGCATGAGAGAGAAGAGCTGGAACGCGAagtggcagagctgcacagagcagctcaaaCACGTAACAAGCGCAAGTAAGAATAGCACACTGCTTCTGGTCAAGCAAGTGGAAATGGCCAAAACTCTTTCCAGTGACAGCAGATTTGGACACGTTTATAACTAACATTCTTGTTGATCTGTTACATGTTTTATACGaactgcaggaggctgctgagCCTCTGATGTTTTGTAGCTTAATTcgttgtttttcttcttgggCTTTCAGGGACTTTGTTGAAGGCTATACTGAAAACTTAATGGCAGAACTACAGTTAGAAAAATCTCTTAAACACCATGAAGATATTGCAGAAGAAATTGAATGTATAGAGAAGACTCTTCTCAAACGCCGAGCGGAGCTTAGAGAGGCAGACAGGCTTCTCACAGAAGCTGAAATGGAACTTGAGAGCACACGGGGAAAGGCGAGTAAAGCCCGAAGTGCAGAAGGATTTCTGTGTTATGTTGGTTGTTTTAGGCAGAAGgtgtttacttttatttttatgtaagcagtttatttttacaTGGATAACCTGCAGCCcttaaaaatgcttctgtttgaaaataagCCCTGGGATAACCTGTGCtgaaagaaactgttttggtcCTTGTCAAAGGGGAGGAAGCTTTTCTCTTCTGGGGCAAGAGAATAATATTCAAGTAAGGTGGAGGTCATTTTTGGGCAGCTGACTTGTAGGTTATAGGTGTTGAAAGGGTAAGGGGGGTTGTGTCATCTCAATGATGTTCAATTTTTGCTCTAGACTAAAGACACCATTCAAAAGTACAATCGTGCCAAACAGCATTTGCTCCATACTGAAACGGAAGCAGAGGAGCTAGAGCGAAGGGCTCAGGAAATGGCTACTGAACTTGTGAAAGCAGATCAGCAATTAAGGTACCCTGTTGTTGTGAATTAGCATCagatggggaagaggagaacaAGACTGTTTCAAATATCAAGGCTTTTGGAGTGGGGAGCTGTTAAAACGTAAATATGTAAGGGCATAAATGCTTTTGTAGATCATTGCAGGCAGATACACAGGATTTAGAACAGCGTAAGAAGGAACAGGAAGGTGTTTTGAAGGAGATCAACAAAGTGGTGTCTGCAAGAGACTCTGAGTTCCAGTCGTTAAAccagaaaatagaaatgctgaCTGGAAGGTAAATCTATCTTAAATTTACCTTAAACTGATGTCCTTCTCTAATAAGTGTGCCCAGTGCACTCAGCTGGGcatgtccctgctcactgcagaggagttggactggatcacctttaaaggtctcttccaactctaaggattctatgtatttttgtttcttctgaacCATGCCTTTTGTCTTCTCTGTAAGCCTTCAGAAGCTTCAAGGAGATATTCAAGTTGCAGAAGGTAACGAGGAGCATCACCTCCAAATGCTCACAGAAGCAGAGAACATTCTTCAGGTCAAGAAAACTGAACTGGAAGGACTGAAAAATCAGGTGAGGTGCATCTGGTCAACTCGGGAGTATCAGTGTCATTGTTGTCACTGGGGACTGTGAAGTGTCTTTGGCTCCAACCTGCCTTATCTGAATAAGTTCTAATTCTTAATTCTGtgacttattttttttgtcactgttggTCATTTGAATTactgtttggggattttttttggtgaggggaatattttctgttttggggTTTGTGTTTAGTTTGACCCCAATCCTGTCTGCATTTCTGGGTGATAAATGTTAGTGCAGAGTTCTCTGTGTTCTTAAGCTTCTTATTCTCAAGTGCAATAAGTACCTCTGAGGCCCAGGGCTGCACTGTGCAGATCAAAGCTTAATTGTCAGTGCTGGCCCTTCCACAGCAGTCCAGCAAATGGAGCTCATTGCTGTGATGGGATTCTCCTGTGATTTGCAACTCGAGTAAATCTGCAAACTGGTAACAGGATTGCATTGATTTATTTCTTGTATGTGTGTGGCCATAAAACTGTAAGTGTTCAGATGTGGTGGTGGTGCTGAACCTCTGTGTCGTAGGTTACTGCTCAGCAACAAGAGCTGCTGTttgtggagcagcagctcaggcagaggaaggagcagctCCATGCCCTTCAGGACTGTATTGCTCAAAAGAAAGGTGACCTCAAGGAAGCTCTTCGAGATGGGGAGACTGAAGCAAAGGAGAAACAGCGCCAAATAAAAGTAACTTTTCCAAATTAGCTTTCAGTTACTTACATCTGTGGAGAACAGCAAAAGAatagaaacataaaaacatCACAATACTtcaacaaaaacagttttgctttctaTGTCCTCCCcaaatctgaaaagcagaacaagcaaGCTTATGACTACGTGTCTCATGGGTTGGACAAGGTGCACAAATAAGAAAGAGAACGTTTCTGGGTAATACAGAATTGGTTCCTGGGGAACAAAAGCACGTAAAATAATTCTCCAAAGGCAGCTTCTAAAGCAGATCAGTCTGATCAGCGTGCTTAAAATGCAACAGCCCTGATGTAAGCCAGCTGTCTGTCTCCTCCATTCCTGTGTTGATGTTTCCTTGCTCAGAAAGGAATCCACGCTTCTTTGTGAAAGGAAGACTGGCTAGATCCATGCACCCAGCACTGAAGTAAAAGGATCAAGATTAACaacattgtttttgttgttttcttcctctggtGATGCTTTTTCTGGCTCTCTGTTGTAAGGCCTTCCTGTTCACTTGCTTGATGCTGTGGATCAAAGCCTCCATGGAAATTCGTACTTTAAATTGCCTACAAGCAAGGCTCTCCCCTAAATGTTacataatgttttgtttctttacacCATTAACTATATTCTAGACAGTTTAATTCTGGAGTTCATAGTTGACAATAGATttgttacattttaataaatatttttaaattattaaaggaaaaataaatggcaaataATGACATTCATTTTAACACTGTTATTTCCATAGGAAATAAGGCTTCTTCTGGAAGATCTTAATGCTGAGAGGAGAGAACTGGGTGTCCAAATTGATGAGAAGAGAGCACAGCTTTCGGTCATAAGGAAGGATattggaaaagaggaagaaaatcttcaaaTAATACTTGGACAAATCAACAAGCATAAGATAGGTAGATATTATTTTGtgcagactgaaaataaatatgctcTAAGATTCCAGTTGTACATCTGTGCCATCATATTTTCTGCAGTCTCCTTAAATACTGTGAATGGCTGCAGAGAAAGCTTTCCTAGTTAGAGACTCAGACTCCAACTCTGACTCGTTGCCCTCTGCTGGAGTTGAGGCAGTGCTTTGTGTTGCTTTGCTCTTGGGATTTGAGTTTCTCACTTTggtgaggaaaaacaaatctcCCATGGGGACTAAAGCTTCTGTGCTAGTGCTGTGTGATGGAGCTGGCTGCTTGTGGCACAGCCACAGAAGGCACCTGGAGTGGAGGAGGAACAGAGGATCgcccttcaggcagttgtgtCCTCTCAGATGGTGGGAAGTGtaaccagcagcagcctgcaaacCTCTGAAAAAAACTGACTTCATTGTCTGCCAGTCAGATGCTTGTCCTGCAGTAACAGCTCAGCAAAAAGGGGAAGAGGAGACACAGGAGCCTGCAACATTCTAGTAGAGGAACGTGGTTAGGTGTAACAAGTGGTGTGTCTGACACGCCAAGTGAAGATGAGTGTGCTGCCCAGGGGTTGCATCAGTGTGTTTCATCCGCCCCGCTCCCCTCTTCCAATGTCTTTTTAGAGAGCAGAATGCATTTAATGTGCTTTACAATAAGCCTTGATTTCTTTCATCTTATTAGAACTGAAACACGTTCTGGAAATGTTGGAGATTGAAAATAATGAACTTCAGGGTTTGAAGCTACAACATGATCAGAAGGTCAATGAACTGGAGAAGACTCAGGTTGCAGTTCTAGAAGTAAGTATTCAATttagaaagaagagagatgcacattctgtgattctgttaggGTCTGGGCAACGTTCTCTGTACTCCTAAATTGGAGCAGTGTAGCCTGCAAGTGATCCGTGGATGAAAGGTTTTAATCTGCTGCAGATAAATACATTCACTCAATCTTTTTCACCACGTGTGTTGCTCACAATTTTTCTTTGCCAGGAGAAGCTGAAATTGGAGAATATTCAGAGATTATTCCAGTGTCAGCAAGGGGAAGTGGATTGGCAGGAGCAACAGCTTCAGAAGGACCGTCAGGAAAGTGAACACCTGGTTTCTCAGATGCGCGCTCTGCAAAGCAATATTGAGTCTCTGAGTAAAGAGAAGCAAAAGCTTGAAGAGGACTGTCAGAGTTTGGAAAGGAAGCTGTCGCAAACCAGAAGGTGGGAGCAGGAGACATTGTCTGCAAAAGTGATCAGTGATGAAAAATGTCCCGAATTGTAACTTATTGTAATTAGAAACATAGCTATAGCTCTGATACTACAGAACTCATTTCTTACTCTGTGGAGGCTTAGATTTAGGCATGTCTACAGTATGTCTATAGCAGAATTAGAGAAAATAGGCAGCACTGAATGCAGCAGTGTTTCTCATGGCAATGCAGTGAGAAATgctatgaaaagcaaaatgttcagCCTTGGAACGAGACAGCTGTTGTTCGTCTGGCTGCTGGGCAGCATCTCCCTGAGCTGAGAACAAactgctgagtgcagctgctTTGGGTGCACGATGGACCTCCAACAAACCACCAGCATGCGTTCACATTTTGCAGAGACCTGAGTGCTGCTGAAGGTGGCATCGGAGCCGCGTCGTCCAAGGTAGAGAGAATGGAACTGGAGATTGaaagcctgcagcaggaggcagatgTACTGAATGAACAGAAAAAGTCACTGCGTGGAGAGATGGCTGCTGTACAAAAAGATCTTCAAGGTAAAGATGAAACTGCAGTTTCTAAGCTGTAGCATAGTTTAATTACATCttttaatgtaatttcttttacaTAACAACTGTGATGTTATCAGCATACTCAAATGCCTACCAGCAGAAAGTACTTAATGTAAGATGgaaacttttctgtttattcattCACAAGAAATTTTAGCTGCAAAGTTATTTCATTGATTGCTGATTGTATGGGAGCTGTTGAGTGCCAGACTGAAGCactgagcacctggggaaaggccaggtcagccctgggagcacaggtggaggaAGGGGTGTCTTGGGCTGACCCAGAGGCTGCCCCTCTGTTaggcctcatttaagggctgactgctgctgggggaggatctttctggagatccctccttggtgaagcttttTCTGCAAACATCTTCTGATGtgggtgagcaatcttcttcccttcctttatagcacctttctatTGTGCCAGTCCTGTCACCACATCTCTGTAAGCTTTTCCCATCGTATTGATCTGTTCCATTGCTACACTGATTGAAAATGTCTTTCACCAACtgtttttttagaaaaaaagaatgaactgGAGATGCTGAAAGGAGAATTAAGTGAGTCCAGGCAGCAGCTTCAGCTGGCAGAACAGGTTGGTTTGGGTCAAATACAGGAGGTTGTAATGCAGTGAGTGAACTGATGGCAGAAACAAGAGGCAGCTTTTATCAGATTGCCAGTCCATCACCCGTTTCTCCATTAAGCACACTGTCTCAAATGCAGATCCGTTGCAGAGCTAATAAACAGTGGCTGGTTGACTTCTTTGTTCTTGCTGGGTTTGGAGTGATCAGGACTACAGTAGGCACCTCAACAgagaatttgttttcctcttctgactGTGAAGGGGGGCGGCAGCTGTCATGTTGATCCTGGTCAGGTTTCATTGCCAAAAGCACCCGATGGGATGTCGGAGAGCATCCTTCAGGTGGGGTTTGGTGGTGGTCAATGCTGAGTGTTGTCACTCATTTTATCTCCTTGCTTACGTGCACCTTCTAGTGCTTCATCTGGTGATTACTGTTCTGTTAATTCACTTGAGCTGGGTCAGGAAGGAGACAGTCTGCAGTGTGGGTAGGGATGATGAGTTAGTTTCACGTGGAAGCCTTTTTAGTCAGAGCCTGTTACTTTTACCAGCTAGTTATGTTGATTAATCTTCTGTTCTGTCTTTAGAATTTGAAAGATAATACAAAGCaccaggaagagctgctgaaagaGCAGGCAACCCTAAAAGAAGATATTCTAAAATGTGTGAGGAAATGTAAGGATTGccaagagagacagaaaaagagagagaaccatttgcagcagctccagaaagagattgaagagaaagaaacaatacTGGCCAAACAAGAAGCGGTAAATAACCTGAGACTTACTGAGCTTTGGCCTGGCCTCTGAAATAATGCAGGTGGAAAAGCTTTGGCTGCAGGTTTACAAATAACATTTAGAGACAGAAAGTGTGACTTCATGAGGAGTAGCAGTAAGAGAAGGTTCAGCATCCTGTTGTGCCTGACTGAAATCCAGCCTCCCAGCAAAGGACTCTTCCTTCTTGGTGGGATCTTTGTGTGCAGAGCTGCGTGCAAGAAGGGCTGCTGTAGTGGgaggcacagtgcagtgctgtgtgcctgctgctgggttGGGTGAGGACAGGGGCTGGCAGAGGCAGTTCTCTATAACTTCTCATTTGTCAGCTGACAAACAGGAGCAGCTGGATACAGCTTGGAGAACTCCTTCATagtgtgtgtgctgggggagaCAAGCGACCAGTGGGGGTATCTGAAATGATAATGTGGATTTCAAATAAAACTgaccaaaacaaaatgcatctgTGTTCCAG
This window encodes:
- the CNTRL gene encoding centriolin isoform X4, whose protein sequence is MRAQKASKEQQIEVMNKQYKQLEIRLDEMLSRIAKETEEIKDLEQQLTDGQIATNEALKRDLESIIVGLQEYLEGVKHQAKQANDECKELQKDKESLLQRLADLEDERNSLKMVMMDAENMRKEIAMLEGALQEQQEINESLRGGQGEVSAYEAELEAQLRDRDTETNRQKEELERLKQLSQMELSALQAELEKERQALENALSKAQLAEEKEQENYKLLSQFKQLQGDNNLLKQQLKDLQNQLSHAVGNLMHPEEVLARINELKQKLRTGAGEIKCQNSADVLGKSLANLQKEFNSILADTQREKEKAWERQRQLQEEMVSQQEKLEDIQEKYRQVKSENRQNKNKVHQLENEIQLLREKIKSMEEIQGLADQQLQEADEEKEAILAQLEDLEKRKKIEDARAQMQFADLDKELKELKRAIITSDKLAAAELCIAKNQLQALHGTVLKINQERAEEFEEAEEFCVEAARTTRDLARAEAEIELLQQLLKQKEEQLQHEMGKAGEKTALSSQKLEIDELNDTVEQQKAEIERLRWLLDDTGAGNKDEIDNLQDEIAALRNALSCQNGYVTSIADPVKRRGYWYYVPPSQASTPASHSTKDSGVGLQCPGTSPPRKGCSQVRKEDLPRSRGCWVYSPVRNRWYKTNPNKAGRAEEDSKGNVEAHAHKDLPFVPPPGAAIYTLLPAGAPPPQGAVASSPPPAAADGASIAPGSVPYGLPPVGAQVVYGLLPPNFAVPLVPFGGLHCNVPKHHDLESEVSRLEDTVRHLKSRKYRDKWSEAAGHKCKNEMEELRQNMEDLLHEREELEREVAELHRAAQTRNKRKDFVEGYTENLMAELQLEKSLKHHEDIAEEIECIEKTLLKRRAELREADRLLTEAEMELESTRGKTKDTIQKYNRAKQHLLHTETEAEELERRAQEMATELVKADQQLRSLQADTQDLEQRKKEQEGVLKEINKVVSARDSEFQSLNQKIEMLTGSLQKLQGDIQVAEGNEEHHLQMLTEAENILQVKKTELEGLKNQVTAQQQELLFVEQQLRQRKEQLHALQDCIAQKKGDLKEALRDGETEAKEKQRQIKEIRLLLEDLNAERRELGVQIDEKRAQLSVIRKDIGKEEENLQIILGQINKHKIELKHVLEMLEIENNELQGLKLQHDQKVNELEKTQVAVLEEKLKLENIQRLFQCQQGEVDWQEQQLQKDRQESEHLVSQMRALQSNIESLSKEKQKLEEDCQSLERKLSQTRRDLSAAEGGIGAASSKVERMELEIESLQQEADVLNEQKKSLRGEMAAVQKDLQEKKNELEMLKGELSESRQQLQLAEQNLKDNTKHQEELLKEQATLKEDILKCVRKCKDCQERQKKRENHLQQLQKEIEEKETILAKQEAILYKLKQNSEHEGKKLEENTAKLKEQKLLLEKELRDQREKLEEAVAKVRLAEENNRKLEKEASQLAALEETVRKSKHQVSEKELQVQQKNREIQSLQNELKVSKSEVNHLQGQLAAERKRAEKRICSLKEAMKMQRTQFERELHEQKHANNCLQSDIAAAEQVAQSNHERTKHLMKELGQIQQNYVDLQNQVKTQEDLEKRQREIEDTATLLKSEVEDSIKTRFKSSSPSPPELLEDLEAFSAVNRSMQCESDDLEEMFSFADADKKLFSLERKLDFSQIFIMDEQWRGEALREKLQHHEDRLKAQLWHCMSKQVDVLIRGKQQTQGTLHSLKRQVDALDDLVSSTSSDSLFLTESSSGLLSLRDALNVTKTQAALTGHTHFPSSSAGVPAVAQTWHSCS